The genomic interval TTTTGATATTTTTTTAAAATCTTTAAAACCTTTTTGGGTTTGTTTGCAATTTGGATTAGTTCTAATTCCTTTTTTGAAATAACGCCCTCCTTTAACATTGTGCATTTAAGCCATTGCATAAATCCCCTCCAATAATCTTTGCCATACAAAATAATCGGGATTCTCTTGTGCTTACCTGTCGCAATTAGCACCAAAACTTCGCTTAATTCATCTAAAGTGCCAAACCCTCCGACTGCCACAATGAATGCAGTAGAATTATAATTAAAAACGATCTTTCGGCTGAAAAAATTTTGAAATTTCAGCGGCACTTCCACATAAGGATTCATTTGCTGTTCGTGAGGAAGTTGGATATTCAAACCAATAGACACAACCGAATGATTTTTCAAGCTTGCGCTAGGGGACATCAAACTTTGAGTTTTTTTGTATTGTATCAGCCCGCGATTCGCCGCTTCCATAATCCCAGGACCGCCCCCTGTCATAATAGAATAACCCTTTGCGCCAAGTTTCTGCGCTAACTTCATAATGGATTGATAAGCTTTACTCTCGCAACTCACACGCGCTCCTCCAAAAATCGTAACAATATTATCTAAATTTTCTAAAGTCTTTAATCCCTCTTTAATCTCTGCTTTTAATGCACTTAAATCCATTTTTAGCCTTTTAAATTTGTTTGATTGATAAATGTTAAGAAAGTTCTATGTGGTACGCTCAGAGGGAGTCGAACCCCCAACCCTCAGATCCGAAGTCTGATGCTCTATCCAATTGAGCTATGAACGCATTTTAAAATTTAAAATAAGGTATAATAATATCTCAAAAAAATTTAATAATTACTAAAAGGAAAGACAATGAAAAAGTTATTCTTGGCTTTGTTATGGATAAGTCAAATCATTTTTGCGCAAGAAGCACGACAAATCATTGCAGTAAGCATTCCTATGCAACAAGAATTTGTGCAGAAAATGGCAGGGGAACAATACGAAGTATTTGCCTTAATAGAATCTGGAATCAATCCCCACGACTTTGAGCCGAAGTTTTCAGATGTCAAAAAAGTAAATTCTGCTTTAGCTTATTTTGGTCTTGGAATGGAGTTTGAAGCTATTTGGCTAAAGCGATTCAAAGCACAAAACAAGGCGATGAAAATCTATGATAATAGTTCAGGAATCACAAAAATTAACTTTGCACATTCACACGAAAAACACAAGGGACATTCTCACAATGAGGGGGACACACACATTTGGCTCTCTACGCAAAACGCTAAACAAATTGCACAGAATATTTACGAGGCTTTAAAAGAATTAGACCCAAAGACAGATTATTCAAAGGCTTATCAAGCCCTCCTTGCTGAAATCAATCAAACCGATATGCAATTAAGGCAAATCTTAAACACCTTAAAAGAACATCAGAAATTTGTTGTTTTTCACCCTATGCTTGGGTATTTTGCTAGAGATTATCACTTAGAGGAAATTGCGATTGAGATTGAGGGAAAAAGTCCAAAAATGCAAGAAATGATAAGCGTCATAGAAACGATTAAAAACAATAATCTTAAAATCATTTTTGCCCAACCGGAATTTTCCACCAAAGCCGCAGAATTTATTGCCAAAGAAAGCGGTGCGCAACTTGGATTCTTTTCCCCTTTGCAAATCCCTTGGAGCAAGAATCTCTTAGACTTTGCTACTACATTAAAAGAAAATGCGCAAAAAGAATAGAATCTCTTAGATTCTTATGTGTGCGCTTTTTAAAGATTCCACTTGCGCCCTTGTAAGAGATTCACTAAGTTTTCGTTATTGCGAGATTCCACAAGGAATCGCGGCAATCTACAATTCTAACATATTTATGATTCTATAATCTTATTCCTTGCAAGATTTTTGCTTAATTAAATATTTATTTATTTTCGCTCTTTGATTCATGAAACGAAATTCCATCAAAAAACTCACAAATATCCACTTCTAAAACTTTAGCAATTTGCAAAAGATGTTCAATATTAAAATGCGCTCCTTTTAACCCAATTTCAGCAAAAGAAACAAGACTTACGGAATTGTGTCCTATGGCTAAAGAAAGTTTGAGCTGGGAATAATGATTTTTCTTCCTTATTTTTGCAACATTTGCGCCGATTTGTTTATAAATTTCTTTAATCTCTTCAGGCTCTAGTGGCAACTAAATCACCTTATCATAATAAGTCAAAAAGGAGGAAAGATGAAAGTTTCATTTAGTTTTTGTTTGGTCAATTTACTTATATTCTTTTTTACAGGCTGTGGAATCAAAACACAAGAATATCATTCATCGGCAGACAATGTGATAGAATTAAAAAAATATAGCACCAAGGTTGCAGTGGGAAATTTTAGTGCAAACAACGCAGGAGAAAGTCATATTTTATGCAGGTTAGCTGAAACGATTTCTACACCAAGCGGAGAGCCATTTTCAGAGTACATCAGAAAAGCTCTTATAGAAGAACTTAAAATAGCTGGGCTATATGATAAAAATTCTAATATTGTTATTATTGGCAACCTTAATAATATCTATGGTAGCAGTGCATTGGCAAACGCTTATTGGGAATTTGATGTAACAATTTCGCAAGAAAATACTTCAAAAACTTTCAATATCCAATCCAAAACGAATTATCCATCTGCTTTTTTAGCTTTCACAGCTTGCACCAATATGGCTGCAACTTTGAATAAAGGCGTCAAAGAGTTGGTTAATAAAATCATTATACATAAAGAATTTGCAGACATTATGCAAGATTATAAAAAACAATAACAACTAGGGAATAACTCTAAACTAACATAAAAGATAGATAAAAAAGGTTTGTAGTACAAAAAATAGGTATAATGATTTTGTGTCGCCATTCGTCGTACTTCTAAATACGAGCCAAGAAGATTTTGAAGCCACAAGATTGCATATTACACTAGAAACTTACAGTAGCACGAATGTGTTAGATAAGAATGTCAAAGCAAAATGAGCCTTAAATATGGCTCAAGTAATTTAATTGAGTAAAATCAACCATAGGGCTTTTTATGTTGGGATACATTTTTATTTATTGTATTTTGTGTATTTTTGATTCGGTTTTTAAATGATATTGATAGCGAACGTAAGGAAAATGCTGACAATCCAACCAAAGAACATAAAAGTCTTTTTCAAATTGCATTTAAAAGCACGTCTAATATCTTTAAAGATATTAATCAAGCTTGGGAAAATACCAATGATGCATTAGAAGCTGGTTTGAACGAAATTGAAGCCAGTTTAAATAATGCTAAAAATATTCAAGATAGTGGCAAAAATGAAAACAAACATACAAATCTTAACCAATATCAAGATTATATTGTTAAGGATTCCGAATATTCTAGCGACACTCAAGTAAAATACAAAACTCACAAAATTTCTAGCAAATCACGAAATAAACAAAAAGGGGATAAATACGAATTGCAGATCGGCAAATATTATCAAAAGAAGGGCTATAAGGTATATTTTAAAGGTATTAATGAGGGATTGTACGATGAAGGCATTGATTTAATTGCTTACAGAGGTAAAGAGGCACTTTTAATTCAATGCAAAAATTGGGAGCATTCGCAAGTAAAACAAGGACATTTAAGGAAATTTTTAGGCGATTGCACTGCATATTTAAAGCAAAATCAAAAGATTTTTGCTAAAAAGAATATGCGCCGAGTGTTTGTAACGAGTTGTAAAAATATGAATTATGGAGTAAAGAAATTTATTGTGGAAAATAATATAGAATATAAAGTTATCCCATATTTAGGCTAAGGAATAACTATAAATCTACAATGCATTTGTAGCTCACTAAGCACTCTCCCACAAAGCGTAAATCTG from Helicobacter ganmani carries:
- a CDS encoding LOG family protein, yielding MDLSALKAEIKEGLKTLENLDNIVTIFGGARVSCESKAYQSIMKLAQKLGAKGYSIMTGGGPGIMEAANRGLIQYKKTQSLMSPSASLKNHSVVSIGLNIQLPHEQQMNPYVEVPLKFQNFFSRKIVFNYNSTAFIVAVGGFGTLDELSEVLVLIATGKHKRIPIILYGKDYWRGFMQWLKCTMLKEGVISKKELELIQIANKPKKVLKILKKYQN
- a CDS encoding metal ABC transporter solute-binding protein, Zn/Mn family; the protein is MKKLFLALLWISQIIFAQEARQIIAVSIPMQQEFVQKMAGEQYEVFALIESGINPHDFEPKFSDVKKVNSALAYFGLGMEFEAIWLKRFKAQNKAMKIYDNSSGITKINFAHSHEKHKGHSHNEGDTHIWLSTQNAKQIAQNIYEALKELDPKTDYSKAYQALLAEINQTDMQLRQILNTLKEHQKFVVFHPMLGYFARDYHLEEIAIEIEGKSPKMQEMISVIETIKNNNLKIIFAQPEFSTKAAEFIAKESGAQLGFFSPLQIPWSKNLLDFATTLKENAQKE
- a CDS encoding helix-turn-helix domain-containing protein, encoding MPLEPEEIKEIYKQIGANVAKIRKKNHYSQLKLSLAIGHNSVSLVSFAEIGLKGAHFNIEHLLQIAKVLEVDICEFFDGISFHESKSENK
- a CDS encoding restriction endonuclease, whose translation is MIRFLNDIDSERKENADNPTKEHKSLFQIAFKSTSNIFKDINQAWENTNDALEAGLNEIEASLNNAKNIQDSGKNENKHTNLNQYQDYIVKDSEYSSDTQVKYKTHKISSKSRNKQKGDKYELQIGKYYQKKGYKVYFKGINEGLYDEGIDLIAYRGKEALLIQCKNWEHSQVKQGHLRKFLGDCTAYLKQNQKIFAKKNMRRVFVTSCKNMNYGVKKFIVENNIEYKVIPYLG